Proteins co-encoded in one Stomoxys calcitrans chromosome 5, idStoCalc2.1, whole genome shotgun sequence genomic window:
- the LOC106082359 gene encoding mRNA export factor Gle1, translating to MIAQKVVEDALNEVKKIHETTLEHAVQLSICPLLGGRSIGSDIKNDSKIGQTRDFNKEEEEKQMPAKEHVKRKETSPLSNISDFNSLQNLDFQTINSSILLREADERRKRSMWQQMFEMKEKHLATMEACQKPIEAQKQEERRKWLEKKRLNDKQILKKAEQQSALELKESERQLENLRKQTQRQLQLVSFQGISQYQSQFRSKYESIVGLLMSIDKSALMSCNEYNQKLKEFIRMFEQLIAKIKCGDCGAAEMKTAENLCKSLSDLEANVLDALRKENERQEALLREANSKENVQPNTAVEVLTDPSPNMSDTQSVQINAVAENTITPKDSSSQSYSTVPAENKPSNAIEEQLTISRQYVSPECFEFYTKIITFYQEKVERVKVLQSDDSMKKYRFDCQKSINIPVNAISAVSPQHLQDKFDKLYTFVTSQPALGRDYCVLLMAKKFVGQGETTISSNPQAAFPVASVIVSLWKQIPEFGQLFLAYCFKECPFLVPYFIPQKKDQSPEEYSKVLGFRIVDGQPEKQDMYLKRQSGIARLYAAVMVTNGRQKDGPLHPYSLENAWRWLTNMVEITPLPHLSATLIMEILQIVGSELWSHYGKQFVKLIVYIQQYYFPTLSEVDAGGPKARLELLLNNFLREGQMPKPSGMLPPGFW from the exons ATGATT GCGCAAAAAGTGGTGGAGGACGCATTGAACGAAGTCAAGAAGATACACGAAACTACGCTGGAACATGCCGTGCAATTGTCTATTTGTCCTTTGCTGGGTGGTAGGTCCATTGGGTCTGATATCAAAAATGACTCCAAAATAGGACAAACGAGGGATTTTAAcaaggaggaggaggagaaaCAAATGCCAGCAAAAGAACATGTGAAACGAAAAGAGACGTCTCCGCTATCAAATATTTCGGATTTTAATAGTTTGCAG AATTTAGACTTTCAAACTATAAACTCCAGTATTCTGCTTCGCGAAGCTGATGAAAGAAGAAAACGTTCCATGTGGCAGCAAATGTTTGAAATGAAGGAAAAACATTTGGCAACAATGGAGGCGTGTCAAAAACCAATCGAAGCACAGAAACAAGAGGAACGGCGAAAATGGTTGGAGAAAAAACGACTAAAtgacaaacaaattttgaagaAGGCAGAGCAGCAGTCAGCTTTAGAGCTTAAAGAAAGCGAACGACAGTTGGAGAATTTGCGAAAGCAAACCCAAAGACAACTTCAACTTGTATCGTTCCAAGGCATTTCACAATACCAATCACAGTTTCGGAGTAAGTATGAAAGTATTGTAGGTTTGCTCATGTCAATAGACAAATCAGCTTTGATGTCCTGCAACGAATACAATCAAAAGCTGAAGGAATTCATACGAATGTTTGAGCAATTGATTGCGAAAATCAAGTGCGGTGATTGTGGTGCGGCGGAAATGAAAACCGCCGAAAACTTATGTAAATCCCTCTCTGACTTAGAGGCAAATGTTTTAGACGCACTCCGAAAAGAAAACGAACGGCAAGAAGCTCTTTTAAGGGAAGCCAATAGTAAAGAAAATGTGCAACCAAATACTGCAGTTGAAGTTTTGACTGATCCATCTCCGAATATGTCTGACACTCAAAGCGTTCAAATTAACGCAGTCGCTGAAAACACAATTACACCCAAAGATAGTTCTAGTCAGTCTTACAGTACAGTGCCTGCCGAAAATAAGCCCTCTAATGCAATTGAAGAGCAACTGACAATTTCTCGTCAATATGTGAGCCCAGAATGTTTCGAGTTCTACACAAAAATTATTACTTTCTATCAGGAAAAGGTTGAGCGAGTAAAGGTTTTACAATCCGACGATTCTATGAAAAAATATCGCTTCGATTGTCAAAAATCTATAAACATCCCAGTGAATGCCATATCTGCCGTGAGCCCACAGCATCTACAGGACAAATTTGATAAATTGTATACATTTGTGACGTCGCAGCCCGCATTGGGCCGCGATTACTGTGTTCTTTTGAtggcgaaaaaatttgtcggtcagggTGAAACTACAATTTCGAGTAATCCACAAGCTGCATTCCCAGTTGCCTCTGTCATAGTTTCTCTTTGGAAGCAAATACCCGAATTTGGACAACTGTTCCTAGCCTATTGTTTTAAAGAGTGCCCATTTCTCGTCCCTTATTTTATACCCCAAAAAAAGGATCAGTCGCCAGAAGAATACTCAAAGGTCCTGGGTTTCCGCATTGTAGACGGACAACCAGAAAAACAAGATATGTATTTGAAACGGCAATCGGGAATTGCGCGTCTATATGCCGCTGTGATGGTCACGAATGGGCGCCAAAAAGATGGTCCTTTGCATCCCTACAGCTTAGAAAATGCATGGCGATGGTTAACAAACATGGTCGAGATAACGCCATTGCCTCATCTATCTGCAACACttattatggaaattttgcagattgtCGGAAGTGAATTGTGGTCGCACTACGGCAAACAATTTGTTAAGCTTATAGTTTACATACAACAGTATTATTTCCCCACTTTGTCTGAAGTGGATGCTGGTGGTCCAAAAGCTAGACTGGAGCTTTTATTGAACAATTTCTTGAGAGAAGGACAAATGCCAAAGCCAAGCGGAATGCTTCCTCCAGGCTTTTGGTAA
- the LOC106082360 gene encoding zinc finger CCCH domain-containing protein 15 homolog, with amino-acid sequence MPPKKAPAPSKKTEQKKKEKVIEDKTFGLKNKKGSKQQKFIQQVQKQVNSGGIHPRTDNKKKDEKEKKLQEQKELSLIFKPVQKVEKGTDPKSVVCAFFKQGTCTKGDKCKFSHDLSVENKAEKRSIYVDMRDDVDEDDMKNWDDAKLKEVVDQKHSSEKKRPTTDIICKYFIEAVEKSKYGWFWECPNGATCIYRHALPQGYVLKKDKKKEEKPTEISLVDLIEKERAALGSNTTKVTLETFLAWKKRKIQEKKDKMAADEERKKNDFSKGKQFGISGREMFSFNPDLVDDGPMDDGDAAFDNYKREENEEDVEYKELDLAYLSMSAQEADGSGTQASATRLQEQSDALEAVAEEDDDSKDSNTPATDAAPINKDLFMGLADELDDLDLEDEDEEEDD; translated from the exons ATGCCTCCCAAAAAGGCTCCAGCGCCCAGCAAGAAAACTGAgcaaaagaagaaagaaaaagttATAGAG GACAAAACATTtggtttaaaaaacaaaaaagggtcAAAGCAACAGAAGTTTATTCAGCAGGTGCAAAAACAAGTTAATAGTGGAGGCATCCACCCTCGGACTGATAATAAGAAGAAGGACGAAAAGGAAAAGAAATTGCAAGAACAAAAGGAATTGTCTCTGATTTTCAAACCAGTTCAGAAGGTGGAAAAGGGCACAGATCCCAAATCAGTTGTGTGTGCATTCTTTAAACAAGGAACATGTACAAAAGGtgacaaatgtaaattttcgcACGACTTGTCTGTAGAGAACAAAGCTGAAAAGCGCTCTATATATGTGGATATGCGCGATGATGTTGATGAGGATGACATGAAGAACTGGGATGACGCAAAACTAAAGGAAGTTGTTGACCAGAAGCATTCCAGTGAGAAGAAAAGGCCAACCACTGATATT ATCtgcaaatattttattgaagctGTCGAGAAGTCAAAATATGGTTGGTTTTGGGAGTGTCCAAATGGTGCAACATGCATCTACCGCCATGCTTTACCGCAGGGCTATGTGTTAAAAAAAGATAAGAAGAAGGAAGAGAAACCCACAGAGATTTCATTGGTAGACTTAATCGAAAAGGAGAGAGCAGCACTTGGATCTAATACTACAAAGGTTACATTAGAAACATTTTTGGCttggaagaaaagaaaaattcaagAGAAGAAAGATAAAATGGCAGCCGATGAGGAACGCAAAAAGAATGACTTTAGTAAAGGCAAACAATTTGGTATATCTGGAAGAGAAATGTTCAGCTTTAATCCAGACTTGGTCGATGATGGTCCTATGGATGATGGCGATGCTGCTTTTGACAATTATAAGCGAGAGGAAAATGAAGAAGATGTTGAATACAAAGAGCTCGACTTGGCATACTTATCTATGTCGGCCCAGGAGGCTGACGGATCAGGCACGCAAGCATCAGCAACGCGTTTGCAAGAACAATCCGATGCTTTGGAAGCAGTGGCGGAAGAAGATGACGACTCTAAAGATTCAAATACACCTGCCACAGATGCCGCTCCCATAAATAAAGATCTATTTATGGGGTTGGCGGACGAACTTGATGACTTGGATTTGGAAGACGAGGACGAAGAGGAAGACGATTAG
- the LOC131997654 gene encoding zinc finger CCCH domain-containing protein 15 homolog — translation MTEATGNAACGLLEINTVKGSKKAPAPSKKTEQKKKEKVIEDKTFGLKNKKGSKQQKFIQQVQKQVNSGGIHPRTDNKKKDEKEKKLQEQKELSLIFKPVQKVEKGTDPKSVVCAFFKQGTCTKGDKCKFSHDLSVENKAEKRSIYVDMRDDVDEDDMKNWDDAKLKEVVDQKHSSEKKRPTTDIICKYFIEAVEKSKYGWFWECPNGATCIYRHALPQGYVLKKDKKKEEKPTEISLVDLIEKERAALGSNTTKVTLETFLAWKKRKIQEKKDKMAADEERKKNDFSKGKQFGISGREMFSFNPDLVDDGPMDDGDAAFDNYKREENEEDVEYKELDLAYLSMSAQEADGSGTQASATRLQEQSDALEAVAEEDDDSKDSNTPATDAAPINKDLFMGLADELDDLDLEDEDEEEDD, via the exons ATGACAGAGGCAACTGGGAATGCAGCTTGTGGATTACTCGAAATT AACACAGTAAAAGGCTCCAAAAAGGCTCCAGCGCCCAGCAAGAAAACTGAgcaaaagaagaaagaaaaagttATAGAG GACAAAACATTtggtttaaaaaacaaaaaagggtcAAAGCAACAGAAGTTTATTCAGCAGGTGCAAAAACAAGTTAATAGTGGAGGCATCCACCCTCGGACTGATAATAAGAAGAAGGACGAAAAGGAAAAGAAATTGCAAGAACAAAAGGAATTGTCTCTGATTTTCAAACCAGTTCAGAAGGTGGAAAAGGGCACAGATCCCAAATCAGTTGTGTGTGCATTCTTTAAACAAGGAACATGTACAAAAGGtgacaaatgtaaattttcgcACGACTTGTCTGTAGAGAACAAAGCTGAAAAGCGCTCTATATATGTGGATATGCGCGATGATGTTGATGAGGATGACATGAAGAACTGGGATGACGCAAAACTAAAGGAAGTTGTTGACCAGAAGCATTCCAGTGAGAAGAAAAGGCCAACCACTGATATT ATCtgcaaatattttattgaagctGTCGAGAAGTCAAAATATGGTTGGTTTTGGGAGTGTCCAAATGGTGCAACATGCATCTACCGCCATGCTTTACCGCAGGGCTATGTGTTAAAAAAAGATAAGAAGAAGGAAGAGAAACCCACAGAGATTTCATTGGTAGACTTAATCGAAAAGGAGAGAGCAGCACTTGGATCTAATACTACAAAGGTTACATTAGAAACATTTTTGGCttggaagaaaagaaaaattcaagAGAAGAAAGATAAAATGGCAGCCGATGAGGAACGCAAAAAGAATGACTTTAGTAAAGGCAAACAATTTGGTATATCTGGAAGAGAAATGTTCAGCTTTAATCCAGACTTGGTCGATGATGGTCCTATGGATGATGGCGATGCTGCTTTTGACAATTATAAGCGAGAGGAAAATGAAGAAGATGTTGAATACAAAGAGCTCGACTTGGCATACTTATCTATGTCGGCCCAGGAGGCTGACGGATCAGGCACGCAAGCATCAGCAACGCGTTTGCAAGAACAATCCGATGCTTTGGAAGCAGTGGCGGAAGAAGATGACGACTCTAAAGATTCAAATACACCTGCCACAGATGCCGCTCCCATAAATAAAGATCTATTTATGGGGTTGGCGGACGAACTTGATGACTTGGATTTGGAAGACGAGGACGAAGAGGAAGACGATTAG